A DNA window from Deinococcus seoulensis contains the following coding sequences:
- a CDS encoding acyl-CoA acyltransferase, with translation MAEGGHVRPFVIREVTDPWAFRALERVQVSAWGYPDREVLPGTMFRISAVTGGIVLGGYAKLPPEDPASLVPVGLAFGFPALRGAEVWHHSHLLAVHPAWRGTGLAVALKLAQRERALAQGLTRMTWTFDPLVSRNARLNLGKLGAVARTYLPDWYALEDDRAGAFPADRLLIEWDLTRPHAERPAPPPRGQVALEALDGAQEPGAARLYLAGARVLVEVPTRPETLELPVRRAWRDALREVLGTYLSRGYEVVDLARAGHRAHYVLARVTGGAQREGGREGGGAAGGR, from the coding sequence ATGGCCGAGGGCGGGCACGTGCGGCCGTTCGTGATCCGCGAGGTGACGGACCCCTGGGCGTTCCGGGCGCTGGAGCGGGTGCAGGTGAGCGCGTGGGGTTACCCGGACCGGGAGGTGCTGCCCGGCACGATGTTCCGTATCAGTGCCGTGACGGGCGGGATCGTGCTGGGCGGGTACGCGAAGTTGCCGCCGGAGGATCCGGCCAGTCTGGTGCCGGTGGGGCTGGCGTTCGGGTTCCCGGCGCTGCGCGGCGCGGAGGTCTGGCATCACTCTCACCTGCTGGCGGTGCATCCGGCGTGGCGGGGCACGGGGCTGGCGGTCGCGCTGAAACTCGCGCAGCGTGAGCGGGCGCTGGCGCAGGGCCTGACCCGCATGACCTGGACGTTCGATCCGCTGGTGTCGCGCAACGCGCGGCTGAACCTGGGCAAACTGGGCGCGGTCGCCCGGACGTACCTGCCGGACTGGTACGCGCTGGAGGACGACCGGGCCGGGGCGTTCCCGGCGGACCGCCTGCTGATCGAGTGGGACCTGACGCGCCCGCACGCGGAGCGTCCCGCGCCGCCGCCGCGCGGGCAGGTGGCGCTGGAGGCGCTGGACGGCGCGCAGGAGCCGGGCGCGGCGCGGTTATACCTGGCGGGCGCGCGGGTGCTGGTCGAGGTGCCGACCCGGCCCGAGACGCTGGAGTTGCCGGTGCGGCGGGCGTGGCGGGACGCGCTGCGTGAGGTGCTGGGCACGTACCTGTCGCGCGGGTACGAGGTGGTGGATCTGGCGCGGGCCGGTCACCGGGCGCATTACGTGCTGGCGCGCGTGACGGGCGGCGCGCAGCGGGAGGGTGGCCGCGAGGGTGGTGGGGCGGCCGGGGGACGCTGA